From the genome of Nitrospira sp., one region includes:
- a CDS encoding multidrug efflux RND transporter permease subunit yields the protein MNLSAPFVRRPVATTLLTIGATLVGIVAFQFLPVASLPQVEFPTINVSASLPGASPETMASSVAAPLERQFTRIAGVTEMTSSSTIGGTNVTLQFELSRDIDGAARDVQAAINAARADLPSNLPTVPRYSKVNPADGPILILALTSELVSRGQMYDAASSILQQKLSQVEGVGQVAVGGGSLPAIRVDLNPTALNKYGIGLGEVRQVLTSTNVNRPKGQLTSDDRTWEIRTNDQLQQAEEYLPLIVAYRNGRAVQLSDVASVEMSVEDLRTMGVANGTPAVLVIIYRQAGANIIETVDRLRAQLPQLEASLPGSMSLSIVMDRTPVIRASLHDVERTMAISVGLVILVVFVFLRNLRATLIPAVAVPVSLISTFGVMYLFGYSLDNLSLMALTIATGFVVDDAIVVLENITRYREQGLSPVDAALRGAKEIAFTVVSMTLSLVAVFIPIFLMGGMLGRLFREFAVTLSTAILVSLLVSLTTIPMLCARVLKSEPAESHGWWYRVSERGFGLLSGGYATSLAWVLRHPRTMLVVTLGTMALTVYLYILVPKGFFPQQDTGRLFGNIQAAQDISFQAMRQKLTDVVDIIKSDPAVASITGFTGGGSHAGTTNTGRMFIALKPLEERGISSDEVIVRLRPKLAKVPGAPTYLQAIQDLRIGGRASSAQYQYTLQSVDLAELNTWAPKVEAKLRTVPEIVDVNSDQQDRGQQSLVVFDRVTASRLGLSPQLIDDTLYDAFGQRQVSIMYTPLNQYHVVMEVAPQYWQNPSALHDIYVRSPNGGQVPLSAVTRYEPANTILSVNHQGQFPAVTLSFNMAPGASLGQAVLAVDQAMHDIGLPATVRGTFQGTAKAFQSSVENQPWLILAALVTVYIVLGILYESYIHPITILSTLPSAGVGALLALLLFKTELSMIALIGIMLLIGIVKKNAIMMIDFALHSERMAEGKTPQEAIYEACLLRFRPIMMTTAAALLGALPLAVGMGVGSELRRPLGIAIVGGLLVSQMLTLYTTPVVYLFLDRLRLRWVRARAAALHPAA from the coding sequence ATGAACCTGTCTGCGCCCTTTGTGCGACGGCCGGTCGCCACGACGTTGCTCACCATCGGTGCGACGCTGGTGGGCATCGTCGCATTTCAATTCCTGCCTGTAGCCTCTCTCCCGCAAGTCGAATTTCCCACGATCAATGTGTCGGCCTCGCTGCCGGGGGCGAGCCCCGAGACGATGGCCTCGTCCGTTGCCGCTCCGTTGGAGCGCCAGTTCACCCGTATCGCGGGCGTGACGGAGATGACCTCTTCCAGCACGATCGGCGGAACCAATGTCACGCTGCAATTCGAGCTGAGCCGCGATATCGACGGGGCAGCGCGGGACGTGCAAGCGGCCATCAATGCGGCGCGCGCCGATCTGCCGTCGAATCTGCCGACCGTTCCACGGTACAGCAAGGTGAATCCGGCCGACGGCCCCATTCTCATCCTCGCCTTGACGTCCGAGCTCGTGAGTCGCGGGCAGATGTACGATGCCGCCTCCAGCATCCTGCAGCAGAAACTGTCGCAGGTCGAAGGCGTCGGGCAGGTCGCCGTGGGAGGCGGGTCCCTGCCGGCGATCCGGGTGGATCTCAATCCGACCGCCTTGAATAAGTATGGGATCGGACTGGGTGAGGTGCGTCAGGTCCTGACCAGTACGAACGTAAATCGGCCGAAGGGGCAACTGACAAGCGACGACCGCACCTGGGAAATCCGCACCAACGACCAACTTCAGCAGGCGGAGGAGTATCTGCCGTTGATCGTGGCCTATCGAAACGGGCGGGCGGTGCAGCTGTCCGATGTAGCCTCGGTGGAAATGTCCGTCGAAGATCTCCGGACCATGGGGGTGGCCAACGGCACCCCGGCGGTGCTGGTGATTATTTATCGCCAAGCGGGCGCCAACATCATCGAAACGGTGGATCGGCTGCGTGCGCAACTTCCTCAATTGGAGGCCTCGCTGCCGGGGAGTATGTCGCTGTCGATCGTCATGGACCGTACGCCCGTCATCCGCGCCTCGCTGCACGACGTCGAGCGTACCATGGCCATTTCCGTCGGACTGGTCATTCTGGTGGTGTTCGTGTTTCTCCGGAATCTGCGCGCCACCTTGATTCCGGCGGTGGCGGTTCCCGTGTCTCTGATCTCCACGTTTGGCGTGATGTACCTGTTCGGGTATAGCCTCGACAATCTTTCCCTCATGGCGCTCACGATCGCCACCGGCTTTGTGGTGGATGATGCGATCGTGGTGCTCGAAAACATCACGCGCTACCGGGAGCAGGGGTTGTCGCCGGTGGACGCGGCGCTCCGCGGCGCGAAGGAGATCGCGTTTACGGTTGTGTCGATGACCCTCTCGCTGGTGGCGGTGTTCATCCCGATCTTCTTGATGGGCGGCATGCTCGGCCGGCTGTTTCGTGAATTTGCGGTGACGCTCTCGACCGCTATCCTGGTGTCGTTGCTGGTGTCGCTTACGACCATCCCGATGCTCTGCGCGCGGGTGTTGAAGTCAGAACCGGCAGAGTCCCATGGCTGGTGGTATCGCGTCAGTGAGCGGGGGTTCGGTCTGTTGTCCGGCGGCTATGCGACCAGCCTGGCCTGGGTCCTCCGCCATCCGCGCACGATGTTGGTGGTGACGTTGGGGACCATGGCGCTCACGGTCTATTTGTATATCCTCGTGCCGAAAGGATTTTTCCCTCAGCAGGACACAGGGCGACTCTTTGGAAACATTCAGGCCGCACAGGATATCTCGTTTCAGGCGATGCGTCAGAAATTGACTGACGTGGTGGACATCATCAAGAGCGATCCCGCCGTCGCCAGCATCACCGGCTTTACCGGAGGCGGCAGCCATGCCGGCACCACCAATACAGGACGCATGTTCATCGCGCTCAAGCCTCTGGAAGAGCGAGGGATCAGTTCTGATGAAGTGATCGTCCGGTTGCGCCCCAAGCTGGCGAAGGTGCCGGGAGCGCCGACCTATCTGCAGGCGATTCAGGATTTGCGTATCGGCGGTCGGGCGAGCAGCGCACAATATCAATATACCCTGCAGAGTGTGGATCTGGCCGAACTCAACACCTGGGCTCCGAAGGTCGAGGCCAAGTTGCGGACTGTCCCGGAGATCGTGGATGTGAACAGCGATCAGCAGGACCGGGGGCAGCAATCGTTGGTGGTCTTCGACCGGGTCACGGCCTCACGGCTGGGCTTAAGTCCTCAATTGATCGACGACACGCTCTACGATGCCTTTGGCCAGCGGCAGGTCTCAATCATGTATACGCCGCTCAATCAGTACCATGTCGTGATGGAGGTGGCGCCGCAATATTGGCAGAACCCCTCGGCGTTGCATGATATTTACGTCCGCTCGCCGAACGGCGGGCAAGTGCCGTTGAGTGCCGTGACGCGATATGAGCCGGCCAACACGATCCTCTCGGTGAATCACCAGGGGCAGTTTCCCGCCGTGACGTTGTCGTTCAACATGGCGCCGGGCGCATCCCTCGGGCAGGCTGTGCTCGCCGTCGATCAGGCGATGCATGACATCGGCCTGCCCGCGACGGTGCGCGGTACCTTTCAAGGTACGGCGAAGGCCTTTCAGTCGTCGGTCGAAAATCAGCCCTGGCTGATCCTGGCGGCGTTGGTCACGGTGTATATCGTGCTGGGCATTCTCTACGAGAGTTACATCCACCCGATCACGATTCTCTCGACGCTGCCTTCAGCCGGCGTCGGCGCGTTGCTGGCCCTGCTGCTGTTCAAGACGGAACTGAGCATGATCGCGTTGATCGGGATCATGTTGCTGATCGGCATCGTGAAAAAGAACGCCATCATGATGATCGACTTTGCGTTACACAGCGAACGGATGGCGGAAGGGAAGACTCCGCAGGAAGCGATCTACGAAGCCTGCCTGCTGCGGTTCCGTCCGATCATGATGACGACCGCCGCAGCTCTGCTGGGCGCACTTCCTCTGGCCGTGGGTATGGGGGTCGGATCGGAGTTGCGGCGTCCGCTCGGCATTGCGATCGTCGGCGGCCTGCTCGTGAGTCAGATGCTGACTCTCTATACGACTCCCGTCGTCTACCTCTTCCTCGATCGCCTGAGGCTTCGATGGGTACGAGCCCGGGCGGCTGCTCTGCACCCTGCCGCATAA
- a CDS encoding RNA polymerase sigma factor has protein sequence MSASPSIDLERLFHEHQRDLLAMLRRMVGCQETAADLAQEAYIRLADVPTSQIIASPRAFLFRTATNLALDHFRKQKFRGQRHTSLEEAEQVPTGTRPVDAQAHDRQLVATLEKALSSLPDRTRAIFAMRRVYGYSYQEIAAQLGMSERAVEKQLVKAMTCCQEALRSKDLQA, from the coding sequence ATGAGCGCCTCACCCTCGATCGATCTGGAACGGTTGTTTCACGAGCATCAGCGCGATCTCCTGGCCATGCTTCGGCGCATGGTGGGATGCCAGGAAACCGCGGCCGATCTGGCTCAGGAAGCGTATATTCGTCTCGCCGATGTTCCCACATCGCAGATCATTGCGTCCCCACGCGCATTCCTGTTTCGGACTGCCACGAATCTCGCGTTGGACCATTTCAGGAAACAGAAATTCCGCGGCCAGCGGCACACGTCACTGGAAGAGGCCGAACAGGTTCCCACCGGCACACGACCGGTCGATGCCCAGGCGCATGACAGGCAATTGGTCGCGACGCTTGAGAAGGCGCTCTCCTCCCTCCCGGACCGCACCCGGGCTATCTTTGCCATGCGGCGGGTGTACGGGTATTCCTACCAGGAAATTGCGGCGCAATTGGGGATGTCTGAACGCGCCGTCGAAAAGCAGCTCGTCAAAGCGATGACCTGCTGTCAGGAAGCGCTTCGTTCCAAAGATCTGCAGGCCTGA
- a CDS encoding FecR family protein, whose amino-acid sequence MSPEDHRSPGPSVPQPSDSQLMKEATAWFMRQAADDFSGAERRRLDAWRAQSPAHARAYHQVQMLWDAPELQQAAVRNVAGDTIDALRRQAHHSWRRGRMAAAAVFLLVGMALWSDAVLIWLTSDYSTGIGEQRVVTLPDRSVVILNTDSSIAVRYESGRRHVELLRGEASFAVQPDPERPFTVESRGIATTAVGTQFLVKDRKTDVQVTVLSGSVLVTDGKRRSDQAVRLAAGDQVSVGPQGAGGVDRVDTAAVAAWMQGRLVFVRTPLADVVHDLARYHRGYIVIWNPALQSLPITGIYNLSDPSHVFTTLADTLPIRMVRLTDHLIVIR is encoded by the coding sequence ATGTCACCTGAAGACCATCGTTCGCCGGGGCCGTCCGTGCCCCAACCGTCTGATTCGCAACTGATGAAGGAAGCGACTGCCTGGTTTATGCGTCAGGCGGCCGACGATTTTTCCGGCGCCGAGCGCCGCCGGTTGGATGCGTGGCGCGCGCAAAGTCCGGCGCACGCGCGCGCCTACCACCAGGTTCAGATGCTGTGGGATGCACCGGAATTGCAACAGGCCGCGGTCCGGAATGTGGCCGGTGATACGATCGATGCGTTACGTCGGCAGGCGCATCATTCTTGGCGCAGGGGACGCATGGCGGCTGCAGCCGTCTTCTTGCTCGTCGGCATGGCTCTCTGGAGCGATGCGGTATTGATCTGGCTCACATCCGACTATTCAACGGGAATCGGAGAACAGCGGGTCGTGACCCTTCCGGATCGATCGGTCGTGATCTTAAATACGGACAGCTCAATCGCGGTGCGGTATGAGTCCGGTCGTCGGCACGTGGAATTGTTGCGGGGAGAGGCGTCCTTTGCCGTTCAACCCGATCCGGAACGGCCGTTTACGGTTGAGAGCCGCGGAATCGCCACGACGGCCGTCGGCACCCAATTTTTGGTCAAGGATCGCAAGACAGACGTACAAGTCACCGTGTTGAGCGGTTCGGTCCTGGTGACCGACGGGAAGAGACGATCGGATCAGGCCGTTCGTTTGGCTGCCGGCGACCAGGTGTCCGTCGGGCCGCAAGGCGCAGGCGGGGTCGATCGCGTGGATACGGCTGCCGTTGCCGCATGGATGCAGGGTCGTCTGGTGTTCGTCCGCACTCCCCTGGCTGATGTCGTTCACGATCTGGCGCGCTACCATCGCGGGTACATCGTCATCTGGAATCCCGCCCTGCAATCGCTCCCGATCACCGGGATCTATAATCTGTCCGATCCTTCTCATGTCTTCACCACTCTGGCGGACACGCTGCCCATTCGTATGGTTCGGCTCACGGACCATCTGATCGTCATTCGCTAG
- a CDS encoding TonB-dependent receptor, translating into MNLRILLLLIMLVFTSAGVDHASAQGEGTNAGAEPRPKIHYQISPQPLNRALRDFALTSGLQVSFPDDMALGHTSAEVAGSYTPEEALSELLAGSGLSFRFTSVDTVTLERAQPSGMSQAPAGEDRHAAPASGHTRSATSSSSVKPVVVPEIVVKDVHERNEPDQELVKDIAGTVNVVTREEIQRARPKNADEMLRRVPGVNVLDEYGQGLRPNIGIRGMDPRRSKNILLMLDDIPIQPALFGDASTYYMVPIERIDHIEVIKGGATVLYSPNTQGGLINFIQKRIPTTPTFSTTNTFGSFNLFQSDTQYGGYFGNFGAQLGYVRRQSDGFRDRSKSQLDDFTMRFEANPDDRTRITTNISWYDETTQTPGSLTPTQYRNDRTLAGKPQDEFKGQRGAIDVTASREIDAHNTAKIIVYGNVFERNWYIQDQAANGTLLSSSTNFLRKFNVFGVMPQHQFKFSLFGLDQKITSGVRYHAERLTDITGIGTAGSKISRTTNNADLESVAYAAYTETAIRLTEALTISPGIRWEQVNQSRETMNAVPPVGGNFKSYKTTQGLIYGTGVKYQLTPDSLLFGHVHTTFRPPTFANAVDPTSGTTQDLSAERALSSDIGVRSNILPGVSAEVALFRTEFSNQIVQQGSQFVNAGKTLMEGVESTVSLDWGEIVRPLQGFVTRGSITLLRPKSLFGSTDGKDLPYAPRMTFYGLVGYYHPTGASIEADALFVAQQFTDGVNTQTENALGTTGAIPSYTIWNLRLNYAPPKARWAVFAGVRNLSDESFIAQRTTGSFIGIQPGEIRNFYGGVSWRF; encoded by the coding sequence ATGAATCTGCGGATCCTGCTCCTTCTCATCATGTTGGTATTCACTTCCGCGGGTGTCGATCACGCATCCGCGCAGGGCGAAGGTACGAATGCCGGCGCGGAGCCCAGACCGAAAATCCACTATCAGATTTCTCCGCAGCCCTTGAACAGGGCGTTGCGAGACTTTGCGTTGACTTCCGGGTTGCAAGTCAGCTTTCCGGACGATATGGCACTCGGACACACGTCGGCCGAGGTGGCTGGGTCCTATACGCCCGAAGAGGCTCTGTCGGAATTGCTGGCAGGCAGCGGACTCTCGTTCCGGTTTACCAGCGTCGATACGGTGACGTTGGAGCGGGCACAGCCCTCCGGCATGTCCCAGGCACCGGCAGGAGAAGATCGCCATGCTGCCCCTGCGTCGGGTCACACCAGATCGGCGACATCCTCATCCAGCGTCAAGCCCGTGGTCGTCCCGGAAATCGTGGTCAAAGATGTGCATGAACGGAACGAGCCGGACCAGGAACTGGTGAAGGACATCGCCGGAACGGTGAATGTTGTGACACGCGAAGAAATCCAGCGAGCCAGACCCAAAAACGCGGACGAAATGTTGCGACGGGTTCCCGGTGTCAACGTCTTGGATGAATATGGCCAGGGGTTACGACCGAACATTGGAATACGGGGCATGGATCCCCGGCGCAGCAAAAATATTCTGCTGATGTTGGACGATATCCCCATCCAACCGGCCCTCTTTGGAGATGCGTCGACGTACTACATGGTGCCGATCGAACGCATCGATCATATCGAGGTGATTAAGGGCGGAGCTACGGTCCTCTATTCGCCGAATACTCAGGGCGGCCTGATTAACTTCATTCAGAAGCGGATTCCCACGACGCCGACCTTCTCCACCACGAATACGTTCGGCAGTTTCAACCTGTTTCAATCGGACACGCAGTACGGCGGTTACTTCGGAAATTTCGGGGCGCAGCTCGGATATGTCCGGCGCCAATCGGACGGCTTCAGAGACCGCAGCAAATCACAGTTGGACGATTTCACGATGCGATTCGAAGCCAATCCGGATGACAGAACCCGCATTACGACCAACATCTCCTGGTATGACGAAACGACGCAGACACCGGGAAGTCTCACGCCGACGCAATATCGAAACGACCGCACGCTGGCGGGGAAGCCGCAGGATGAATTCAAAGGACAGCGGGGAGCAATAGACGTGACGGCAAGTCGGGAGATCGACGCCCACAATACGGCTAAGATCATCGTGTACGGCAACGTGTTCGAACGGAATTGGTATATCCAGGATCAAGCCGCGAATGGCACGCTGCTTTCCAGCAGTACGAATTTTTTGCGCAAGTTCAATGTCTTCGGCGTGATGCCGCAGCATCAGTTCAAATTCTCACTGTTTGGATTGGATCAAAAAATCACGTCCGGCGTTCGGTACCACGCGGAGCGGCTCACCGACATCACCGGGATCGGCACAGCCGGTTCGAAGATCAGCCGTACGACTAATAATGCCGATCTGGAGTCGGTAGCCTATGCGGCCTATACGGAGACCGCCATCCGGTTGACCGAAGCCCTCACCATTTCCCCCGGCATCCGGTGGGAGCAGGTCAATCAAAGCCGCGAGACGATGAATGCCGTTCCGCCTGTGGGTGGGAATTTCAAGAGCTACAAGACGACTCAGGGGCTGATCTACGGGACGGGGGTGAAGTACCAACTCACTCCGGACAGCCTGTTGTTCGGGCATGTGCACACCACATTCCGGCCGCCCACCTTCGCGAATGCGGTCGATCCGACGAGCGGAACCACACAAGACCTCTCGGCGGAACGCGCGTTGAGTTCGGATATCGGTGTCCGCTCGAATATCCTGCCCGGCGTGAGTGCGGAAGTCGCCCTGTTTCGAACCGAATTCAGCAACCAGATCGTGCAGCAGGGCAGCCAGTTCGTCAACGCCGGCAAAACATTGATGGAAGGAGTCGAGAGTACCGTCAGTCTCGATTGGGGCGAGATCGTCCGCCCATTGCAAGGCTTCGTCACCAGGGGCAGCATCACGCTTTTGCGGCCGAAATCGCTGTTCGGATCGACAGACGGGAAAGACCTTCCCTATGCCCCGCGTATGACGTTCTACGGATTGGTGGGCTATTACCACCCGACCGGTGCTTCGATCGAGGCCGATGCCCTGTTCGTTGCCCAGCAATTCACCGATGGCGTAAATACGCAAACGGAAAATGCTCTCGGCACCACAGGCGCGATCCCGTCCTACACCATCTGGAACCTCAGGCTCAATTATGCGCCGCCCAAGGCTCGATGGGCGGTCTTCGCCGGCGTGCGCAACCTCAGCGACGAATCGTTTATCGCGCAACGAACGACCGGCAGTTTCATCGGCATTCAGCCCGGAGAAATCCGGAACTTTTACGGCGGCGTGTCATGGCGATTCTAA
- a CDS encoding DUF4198 domain-containing protein: protein MNRRSCAVGLWSAMVLSVLAGPSLAGAHFVWVEADAIAPAETGQPLKIYFGEYSEFLREERGGRLDSIDGVTLRVQDSRQGTTEVALTKQVNHFAGALPSCLPGRNAVVAQQAQAPVQDLRKHDIGLVKPMFYARTYFMCMEEGRLNEHERDQAAPMALDMIPLTKGLNLATGRVSHVPGGEIVVKGFFKGQPLPNTTILVHAPIGWDKELKTDGEGIVAFTALWPGRYVLELIHVEKTPGEFQGKPYEALRHRSTLAIQVRAERSGEK, encoded by the coding sequence ATGAACAGGAGAAGTTGTGCAGTCGGACTGTGGAGCGCGATGGTGCTGTCTGTTCTTGCGGGGCCTTCTTTGGCCGGGGCCCATTTCGTGTGGGTCGAGGCCGACGCCATCGCGCCGGCTGAAACCGGTCAGCCGCTCAAGATCTATTTCGGCGAATACAGCGAGTTTCTACGGGAGGAACGCGGTGGGCGTCTGGATTCGATCGACGGAGTCACGCTACGTGTGCAGGACTCCAGGCAGGGTACGACTGAAGTGGCTCTGACCAAACAGGTCAATCACTTTGCCGGGGCGCTGCCGTCGTGTCTGCCCGGCCGGAATGCGGTGGTGGCGCAGCAGGCGCAGGCCCCGGTTCAGGATTTACGCAAACACGACATCGGCCTCGTCAAACCGATGTTTTATGCGCGGACCTATTTCATGTGCATGGAAGAGGGCCGTCTCAACGAGCATGAACGGGATCAGGCCGCGCCAATGGCCCTCGACATGATTCCCCTGACCAAGGGACTGAATCTGGCGACCGGGCGAGTCAGCCATGTACCGGGCGGTGAAATCGTCGTCAAGGGCTTCTTCAAGGGGCAACCCCTTCCGAATACGACGATCTTGGTCCATGCGCCCATCGGGTGGGACAAGGAATTAAAAACGGATGGGGAAGGAATTGTGGCCTTCACAGCGCTCTGGCCGGGACGGTATGTCCTGGAATTGATTCACGTCGAAAAAACGCCGGGTGAATTTCAGGGGAAGCCGTACGAGGCGCTTCGGCATCGGAGCACCTTGGCGATTCAGGTGCGGGCTGAGCGTTCAGGGGAGAAATAG
- a CDS encoding HAMP domain-containing protein, whose translation MTIRTIKGRIVLAIVLVGCIPLVIGLVLASMSGMRSLRDVIGGNFQAIAEQAADRLTMLVQGEVQGVRLLASAPLRVRQPVEAANLSYKGEWADTQRLIQERAGEWEKGHDSAAGLLNSELSRFLLETKVRDGDKMVGLLITDRYGALVAASSEPDHYFLSQEPWWEALQAGGLDRVYVSGLIPGQEGSFRSPEETIDIAVPILDDHQHAVIGAIKASYRFDSLFAMIKEIRIGQTGHAMLFDAAGQPLVCPILPRRAHRIPSQLMAMIVSSNPGWGIAEDDGHGATDTVVGYAPVTGLSLPDNSWHVFVRQQPEETYAPIRDQLRNLALIGVVMLCLLWAMGRYVAARIARPIQVLKSGVEAISQGTYDGPLDIKTGDEFEELAVAVHRMADRLQSSRTELESLNAELVHRVEEKTAEITRQMRKLELSERLATLGKVASGIAHEINNPLGIILNRIECMEADAAQTGVPEEVGRDLVTIRTQAERISRVTRSILTFSRGTVSMLKPLDLNCVARTCVAMAGERVAALAVRIDAQVAPELSPVMGDRDRLETVLLNLINNAIDAVIGSDSQGIITVSTARVPIDGDEWVRISVSDNGPGVPTEILDRIFDPFFTTKPAGQGTGLGLFLSYGIVSDHRGRIEVRNHAVGAVFDVYLPAVAFGNRVHEGTSWGLQEKS comes from the coding sequence GTGACGATTCGCACCATCAAAGGCCGCATTGTGCTCGCCATCGTGCTGGTGGGCTGTATCCCGCTGGTGATCGGCCTGGTGCTGGCGTCGATGTCCGGCATGCGCTCCCTCCGTGATGTGATCGGCGGAAATTTTCAGGCAATTGCCGAACAGGCCGCCGACCGTTTGACCATGCTCGTTCAGGGTGAAGTCCAGGGAGTGCGGTTGCTCGCCTCAGCCCCCTTGCGGGTTCGCCAGCCGGTCGAGGCCGCCAACCTGTCGTACAAAGGCGAGTGGGCCGATACGCAGCGGCTGATTCAGGAACGCGCGGGGGAGTGGGAGAAGGGGCATGACAGCGCCGCCGGCCTGCTGAATTCTGAATTGTCCCGCTTCCTGCTGGAGACCAAAGTCCGCGACGGCGACAAGATGGTGGGGCTGTTGATCACCGACCGCTATGGGGCGCTGGTCGCAGCCAGCTCGGAACCGGACCATTATTTCCTGAGCCAGGAACCCTGGTGGGAGGCCTTGCAGGCCGGAGGCCTGGACCGGGTCTACGTCAGCGGGTTGATCCCCGGACAGGAAGGATCCTTTCGCTCGCCGGAAGAAACCATCGATATCGCGGTCCCCATCCTGGACGACCATCAGCATGCAGTCATCGGCGCCATCAAGGCGTCCTACCGGTTCGATTCCCTCTTCGCGATGATCAAAGAGATCCGCATCGGGCAGACCGGCCATGCCATGTTGTTCGATGCCGCGGGTCAGCCGCTCGTCTGTCCTATCCTTCCCCGACGTGCGCATCGGATTCCCAGTCAATTGATGGCCATGATCGTCTCGTCGAATCCCGGCTGGGGCATTGCCGAGGACGACGGCCATGGTGCGACCGATACGGTGGTGGGGTATGCGCCCGTGACGGGGCTGAGCCTGCCGGATAACTCCTGGCACGTCTTCGTGCGGCAGCAACCGGAGGAAACCTATGCGCCGATTCGCGACCAGCTGCGGAACCTCGCGTTGATCGGTGTGGTCATGTTGTGTCTGCTCTGGGCCATGGGGCGGTATGTGGCGGCACGGATCGCCCGCCCGATCCAGGTGTTGAAATCGGGTGTGGAAGCCATCAGCCAGGGCACGTACGATGGTCCGCTCGACATCAAGACAGGAGATGAGTTCGAGGAACTCGCCGTGGCCGTGCACCGGATGGCGGACCGGCTGCAATCCTCGCGAACCGAACTGGAATCGCTGAACGCGGAGCTGGTGCATCGGGTGGAGGAGAAGACGGCGGAAATTACCCGCCAGATGCGGAAACTGGAATTGTCCGAACGCCTCGCCACGCTGGGCAAAGTCGCCAGCGGGATCGCCCATGAGATCAATAATCCGCTCGGCATCATTTTGAACCGGATTGAATGCATGGAGGCCGATGCGGCACAGACCGGCGTGCCGGAGGAGGTCGGACGGGATCTGGTGACGATCCGCACGCAGGCGGAACGGATCTCCCGGGTTACGCGCAGCATTCTCACCTTCTCCCGCGGGACCGTCTCGATGTTGAAGCCCCTGGATCTCAATTGCGTGGCGCGCACCTGTGTCGCCATGGCCGGTGAGCGGGTTGCTGCGCTGGCAGTCCGGATTGACGCGCAAGTGGCGCCCGAGTTATCACCGGTGATGGGCGATCGCGATCGCCTGGAAACGGTCCTGCTCAATCTGATCAACAATGCCATCGATGCAGTCATCGGCTCAGACAGTCAAGGGATCATCACGGTGAGCACTGCGCGGGTGCCGATCGACGGAGACGAGTGGGTGCGAATCAGCGTGTCCGATAACGGGCCCGGTGTGCCGACCGAGATCCTCGATCGCATCTTCGATCCGTTCTTTACCACCAAACCGGCCGGCCAAGGGACCGGGCTGGGCCTGTTTCTGAGTTATGGAATTGTCTCGGACCATCGTGGCCGCATTGAGGTGCGGAACCACGCCGTCGGCGCCGTCTTCGATGTGTATCTGCCTGCGGTGGCATTCGGGAACCGGGTTCATGAGGGAACATCATGGGGATTGCAGGAAAAATCCTGA